A window from Vibrio cortegadensis encodes these proteins:
- a CDS encoding YraN family protein has translation MGLFSRRQIGNQYEALAKKHLCSQGLTFVEQNFTAKCGEIDLIMRDQQTIIFVEVKFRKNTHYGHAAEMVTPKKMHKLIKTAHLWLLQQNLSVHSTNFRFDVVAIENNSHNIDWIKNAITQG, from the coding sequence ATGGGGCTCTTTAGCCGCCGTCAGATAGGAAACCAATATGAAGCTCTGGCAAAAAAGCATTTATGCAGCCAGGGCTTAACTTTTGTCGAACAAAATTTCACAGCGAAATGTGGCGAAATCGATCTTATAATGCGAGATCAGCAAACGATCATATTTGTCGAAGTAAAGTTTCGCAAAAACACTCACTATGGTCATGCGGCTGAAATGGTGACACCAAAAAAAATGCACAAGCTGATAAAAACAGCACATTTATGGTTGCTACAACAGAACCTTTCAGTTCATTCAACTAACTTTCGTTTTGATGTTGTTGCTATTGAAAATAATAGCCACAATATTGATTGGATAAAAAACGCTATTACCCAAGGATAA
- a CDS encoding phosphoheptose isomerase, translating into MLDSIKESFTESIQIQIAAAEALPDAITHAAQAMVASLLNGNKVLCCGNGGSASNAQQFVSCLLNRFETERPSLPAMALTADTTTLTAVANDYHYEEIFSKQVRAFGQPGDLLLAISTSGNSKNIIKAMEAAVTRDMTIIAFTGKDGGEMAGLLGEHDVEIRIPSHRTARIHEVHMVTLHCLCDLVDQVLFPAHEE; encoded by the coding sequence ATGCTAGACAGCATTAAAGAAAGCTTTACAGAAAGTATTCAAATTCAAATTGCAGCAGCAGAAGCGCTACCCGATGCCATTACTCACGCAGCACAAGCGATGGTCGCAAGTTTGCTCAATGGTAACAAAGTGCTTTGCTGTGGTAACGGTGGTTCAGCCTCAAACGCACAACAGTTCGTTTCATGCCTACTGAATCGCTTTGAAACAGAGCGTCCAAGCTTACCTGCAATGGCGCTTACAGCTGACACAACCACGCTTACCGCTGTCGCTAATGATTACCACTATGAAGAAATTTTCTCGAAGCAAGTAAGAGCTTTTGGACAACCGGGTGATTTGCTACTCGCTATTTCAACTAGCGGTAACAGCAAAAATATCATCAAAGCAATGGAAGCGGCTGTAACTAGAGATATGACTATCATTGCTTTTACAGGCAAAGATGGGGGAGAAATGGCTGGCCTACTTGGCGAACACGATGTTGAAATCAGAATACCATCTCATCGTACCGCTCGAATTCACGAAGTTCATATGGTCACATTGCATTGCTTATGCGATCTTGTCGATCAAGTTCTTTTTCCCG